The following DNA comes from Phycisphaeraceae bacterium.
CCGGCGCTGCGGGCGGTACCGTGCGGCTTATCAGCCGCTGATTTTAGCGGCTCGGATCAGCCGCCGGCTCGAAGATCGGAAGGCGTATGTCTAAGCGGCGTCCGCGGGAATCGAGCTTCCGGCGGATCCAGGCCGGCTCGGCGAGGCCCGCTTCCCAGGCACCTAACTCTCGCCGCAGCCGCTCGTAGCGCGACGGGTACTTTTCCACGAGATTCGTAGTCTCACCCACGTCCGTCTTCAGATCAAAGAGCTGCCGTTCCCCGTTGGCGAACAGGATCAGCTTCCAGTTCTCCCGTACGATGGCGGCGTGGTCGTGATAACGCCAGTACAGCGAGCGGACCGGCGGCACGTCGCACTGCCCTGTCATCCGTGGCATCAGGTCGTGACCGTCGAGCGGTCGCGCTCCGGCAAATTCGATCTCCGCCGCAGACAGGGCGGTGGTGTGGATGTCGAGGGATGAGACGGGATGCACGAGGATCTGGCTCGCCGCGATCCTCTCAGGCCAGGCGATGATGAATGGGACGCGGACACCGCCCTCCCAGAAAGTAGCCTTACGCCCGCCTAGGGGCGCATTGCTTGCAGGGCTCTGCCTCGCGTAGCCTGGCCCGGAGGCACCACCGTTGTCTGAGATTAGGAAGAATAGGGTCCCGTCCCCAGCGTCCAACCGCTGACATGCAGCACGCACCCGGCCCACCGCGTCGTCGATGGCGCTCACCATCGCGGCATACACCCGGCGTTCCCCCGCAAGGTGCGCGAAGCGATCTAGGTAGCGGGGCGTCGCCTGCATCGGAGTGTGCACAGCGCTGAAAGAAAGGTATAGAAAAAACG
Coding sequences within:
- a CDS encoding sulfatase-like hydrolase/transferase; translated protein: MTTIWIWIFALLTLITTSVARAQPNVVLIVIDDLGYADLGVYGSPDIITPHIDALARDGVRFTRAYVSSPICAPSRAGLITGRYQNRFGFEDNGGPDPEPAFGLPPSETTIAESLRCEGYRTAMIGKWDMGQRDGTRPLDHGFERFYGFLTGVNQHLRAADGENLVHGRSFPIYEGDRVVDEPEYLTDAFAREAVRFVEADQDRPFFLYLSFSAVHTPMQATPRYLDRFAHLAGERRVYAAMVSAIDDAVGRVRAACQRLDAGDGTLFFLISDNGGASGPGYARQSPASNAPLGGRKATFWEGGVRVPFIIAWPERIAASQILVHPVSSLDIHTTALSAAEIEFAGARPLDGHDLMPRMTGQCDVPPVRSLYWRYHDHAAIVRENWKLILFANGERQLFDLKTDVGETTNLVEKYPSRYERLRRELGAWEAGLAEPAWIRRKLDSRGRRLDIRLPIFEPAADPSR